A stretch of the Cucurbita pepo subsp. pepo cultivar mu-cu-16 chromosome LG16, ASM280686v2, whole genome shotgun sequence genome encodes the following:
- the LOC111777011 gene encoding uncharacterized protein LOC111777011 isoform X1, producing the protein MNEDICRWITEFVLRSSMDDHLLKRVLAVIPLSDKDFRLKKTVLLRAIESEISEAVITEKLLEIFEMIEQLEKAEGLQIMESMKAAYCAVAVECTVKYLLVEGVYKHGRYFDAVRRIWRGRVTKTELVSNEFKAWKDEVEASLCDTNIRKKLVHMNTRYDALKLIGDYLGESWAAMGPSFLQLSASLVDKKMRKEMHSIQLERETNNLAIESVDAGGSGGIELPPQREDCVRTEWQGSGRVLSQPESRRTDLLYSHQDLGTNDGSKQSAIDAMNTERVQELATETAEGQESAEKEVAVLQNASSCREILKTSVLPRGKFLAFHRRVRGGVKISHLEDLEKENEDESSSERYNCLETPEVNRVREALKTSSLELQAMVKDPLPDALRIAESVAHDLAEKNKTCENSLEDRNDAGVDNPTINKEAVPLQPMSANLKDPGHGHKTVFPRPSIMERNSTACTYEWNDSIDDLPEGSPASRLHLHSPKRKAISPLKKYEETKAVGRRRCKKWSLLEEDTLRTAVQRFGKGNWKLILNSYRDIFDERTEVDLKDKWRNMTRY; encoded by the exons ATGAACGAGGACATTTGTCGTTGGATTACTGAATTCGTACTCCGGAGTTCAATGGACGATCATTTGTTGAAGAGAGTTCTTGCGGTTATTCCCCTGTCGGACAAGGATTTCCGCCTGAAGAAGACGGTGCTTTTACGGGCCATTGAGAGCGAAATATCGGAAGCTGTTATAACGGAGAAATTACTCGAAATTTTCGAGATGATTGAACAGTTAGAGAAGGCTGAAGGACTTCAAATCATGGAATCGATGAAAGCTGCATATTGTGCGGTGGCGGTGGAATGCACGGTGAAGTACTTGCTGGTGGAAGGCGTTTACAAGCATGGAAGGTATTTTGATGCTGTGAGGAGGATTTGGAGAGGAAGAGTGACTAAGACTGAGTTGGtttcaaatgaatttaaaGCATGGAAGGATGAAGTTGAAGCGTCACTTTGTGATACAAATATTCGGAAGAAATTGGTGCATATGAACACGAGATATGATGCCCTGAAATTGATCGGAGATTATCTGGGAGAGTCATGGGCGGCTATGGGTCCGTCATTTCTTCAACTATCTGCATCTTTGGTGGATAAAAAGATGAGGAAGGAAATGCATTCTATTCAGTTAGAGCGGGAAACAAACAATTTGGCTATTGAGAGCGTGGATGCAGGCGGCAGTGGTGGGATTGAATTGCCCCCCCAAAGGGAAGATTGTGTTAGAACAGAGTGGCAGGGAAGTGGGCGAGTCCTTAGCCAACCTGAATCAAGAAGAACTGATTTGCTATATAGCCATCAGGATTTGGGTACCAACGATGGTTCTAAACAATCAGCCATTGATGCAATGAACACGGAGAGAGTTCAAGAGTTGGCTACAGAAACAGCGGAAGGACAAGAATCAGCTGAGAAGGAGGTTGCAGTTTTGCAGAATGCAAGTTCATGCCGAG AAATTTTGAAGACCTCTGTCTTGCCAAGAGGCAAATTCCTTGCATTTCATAGACGTGTTAGAGGAGGGGTTAAAATCAGTCATTTAGAGGATTTGGAGAAGGAGAATGAGGATGAAAGTTCATCTGAAAGATATAATTGCCTAGAAACTCCTGAAGTTAACCGGGTGCGAGAAGCACTTAAAACCAGCTCTTTAGAACTGCAAGCAATGGTGAAAGATCCACTTCCTGATGCATTGCGCATTGCAGAATCTGTAGCTCACGATCTTGCCGAAAAGAATAAAACCTGTGAGAATTCACTGGAGGACCGAAATGATGCAGGTGTCGATAATCCGACCATTAACAAAGAGGCTGTGCCTCTTCAACCTATGAGTGCAAATCTTAAAGATCCAGGCCATGGCCATAAGACAGTTTTTCCTCGACCAAGCATCATGGAACGAAACAGTACAGCGTGTACATACGAG TGGAATGATTCAATAGATGATTTACCTGAAGGAAGTCCTGCCAGCCGGCTTCACCTTCATAGTCCCAAGAGAAAGGCCATTTCTCCCTTAAAGAAGTATGAAGAAACCAAAGCTGTTGGGAGAAGGCGGTGTAAAAAGTGGAGCTTGCTCGAAGAAGACACCTTAAGAACTGCTGTGCAAAG GTTTGGTAAAGGAAATTGGAAGCTCATCTTAAATAGCTATCGTGACATATTTGATGAGAGAACAGAG GTTGATCTGAAGGATAAGTGGAGAAACATGACCAGATACTAG
- the LOC111777011 gene encoding telomere repeat-binding protein 3-like isoform X2, producing the protein MNEDICRWITEFVLRSSMDDHLLKRVLAVIPLSDKDFRLKKTVLLRAIESEISEAVITEKLLEIFEMIEQLEKAEGLQIMESMKAAYCAVAVECTVKYLLVEGVYKHGRYFDAVRRIWRGRVTKTELVSNEFKAWKDEVEASLCDTNIRKKLVHMNTRYDALKLIGDYLGESWAAMGPSFLQLSASLVDKKMRKEMHSIQLERETNNLAIESVDAGGSGGIELPPQREDCVRTEWQGSGRVLSQPESRRTDLLYSHQDLGTNDGSKQSAIDAMNTERVQELATETAEGQESAEKEVAVLQNASSCRESVAHDLAEKNKTCENSLEDRNDAGVDNPTINKEAVPLQPMSANLKDPGHGHKTVFPRPSIMERNSTACTYEWNDSIDDLPEGSPASRLHLHSPKRKAISPLKKYEETKAVGRRRCKKWSLLEEDTLRTAVQRFGKGNWKLILNSYRDIFDERTEVDLKDKWRNMTRY; encoded by the exons ATGAACGAGGACATTTGTCGTTGGATTACTGAATTCGTACTCCGGAGTTCAATGGACGATCATTTGTTGAAGAGAGTTCTTGCGGTTATTCCCCTGTCGGACAAGGATTTCCGCCTGAAGAAGACGGTGCTTTTACGGGCCATTGAGAGCGAAATATCGGAAGCTGTTATAACGGAGAAATTACTCGAAATTTTCGAGATGATTGAACAGTTAGAGAAGGCTGAAGGACTTCAAATCATGGAATCGATGAAAGCTGCATATTGTGCGGTGGCGGTGGAATGCACGGTGAAGTACTTGCTGGTGGAAGGCGTTTACAAGCATGGAAGGTATTTTGATGCTGTGAGGAGGATTTGGAGAGGAAGAGTGACTAAGACTGAGTTGGtttcaaatgaatttaaaGCATGGAAGGATGAAGTTGAAGCGTCACTTTGTGATACAAATATTCGGAAGAAATTGGTGCATATGAACACGAGATATGATGCCCTGAAATTGATCGGAGATTATCTGGGAGAGTCATGGGCGGCTATGGGTCCGTCATTTCTTCAACTATCTGCATCTTTGGTGGATAAAAAGATGAGGAAGGAAATGCATTCTATTCAGTTAGAGCGGGAAACAAACAATTTGGCTATTGAGAGCGTGGATGCAGGCGGCAGTGGTGGGATTGAATTGCCCCCCCAAAGGGAAGATTGTGTTAGAACAGAGTGGCAGGGAAGTGGGCGAGTCCTTAGCCAACCTGAATCAAGAAGAACTGATTTGCTATATAGCCATCAGGATTTGGGTACCAACGATGGTTCTAAACAATCAGCCATTGATGCAATGAACACGGAGAGAGTTCAAGAGTTGGCTACAGAAACAGCGGAAGGACAAGAATCAGCTGAGAAGGAGGTTGCAGTTTTGCAGAATGCAAGTTCATGCCGAG AATCTGTAGCTCACGATCTTGCCGAAAAGAATAAAACCTGTGAGAATTCACTGGAGGACCGAAATGATGCAGGTGTCGATAATCCGACCATTAACAAAGAGGCTGTGCCTCTTCAACCTATGAGTGCAAATCTTAAAGATCCAGGCCATGGCCATAAGACAGTTTTTCCTCGACCAAGCATCATGGAACGAAACAGTACAGCGTGTACATACGAG TGGAATGATTCAATAGATGATTTACCTGAAGGAAGTCCTGCCAGCCGGCTTCACCTTCATAGTCCCAAGAGAAAGGCCATTTCTCCCTTAAAGAAGTATGAAGAAACCAAAGCTGTTGGGAGAAGGCGGTGTAAAAAGTGGAGCTTGCTCGAAGAAGACACCTTAAGAACTGCTGTGCAAAG GTTTGGTAAAGGAAATTGGAAGCTCATCTTAAATAGCTATCGTGACATATTTGATGAGAGAACAGAG GTTGATCTGAAGGATAAGTGGAGAAACATGACCAGATACTAG
- the LOC111777065 gene encoding transcription factor RF2b-like, translated as MKEDDEFIVLYDFLHHNQQNLGLPGKPSPNVIAVMFRILANRQSAARSKERKARYIQELERKVQTLQTEATTLSAQLTLFQRDTTGLSTENTELKLRLQAMEQQAQMRDALNEALKKEVERLKIATGEMMSPSESFNLGMHHMAYAPSSFIQLSQQPGSAGPQNIQMPPYNHSPSNMSSHPLHPSDSHSLSEVLQSDPLGRLQGLDISSKGSSLVKSEDPSLSASESSTTF; from the exons atgaaagaagatgatgagTTCATTGTATTGTatgattttcttcatcatAATCAACAAAATCTTGGACTTCCTGGAAAACCTTCTCCTAATGTCATTGCTGTTATGTTTAGGATATTGGCAAATCGACAGTCTGCTGCTCGCTCAAAAGAGAGGAAGGCACGATATATACAAGAGTTGGAGCGCAAGGTGCAAACCCTTCAAACGGAAGCAACTACTCTATCAGCCCAATTGACTCTCTTCCAG CGAGACACAACGGGTCTCAGTACAGAGAATACAGAGCTTAAGCTTCGTTTGCAGGCTATGGAGCAACAAGCCCAAATGCGTGATG CTTTGAACGAAGCATTGAAGAAGGAAGTTGAGAGGCTTAAAATTGCTACCGGAGAAATGATGAGCCCTTCCGAGTCTTTTAACTTGGGAATGCATCACATGGCATACGCCCCATCGTCTTTCATTCAACTTTCACAGCAACCAGGGTCTGCTGGCcctcaaaatattcaaatgcCACCATATAACCATTCCCCATCCAACATGTCTAGCCACCCTCTGCATCCATCAGACTCTCATTCTCTCTCGGAGGTGCTACAAAGCGACCCTCTCGGTCGATTACAGGGTCTCGATATCAGTAGTAAAGGATCGTCGCTTGTGAAATCCGAGGACCCTTCTCTCTCTGCTAGTGAGAGCAGTACAACCTTTTGA